A window of the Nisaea acidiphila genome harbors these coding sequences:
- the carB gene encoding carbamoyl-phosphate synthase large subunit, translating into MPKRTDIKSILIIGAGPIVIGQACEFDYSGAQACKALKEEGYRVILVNSNPATIMTDPGLADATYVEPITPEMVARVIEKEKPDALLPTMGGQTALNTAIALSKDGTLDKYGVELIGAKLEAIEKAEDRLLFRDAMDKIGLNSPRSSLVHSVEEAMDALKHVGLPAIMRPSFTLGGEGGGVAYNVEEYEQIIRNGLRASPVNSVLVEESVLGWKEYEMEVVRDKADNCIIICSIENVDPMGVHTGDSITVAPALTLTDKEYQRMRDASIAVLREIGVETGGSNVQFAVNPENGRLIVIEMNPRVSRSSALASKATGFPIAKIAAKLAVGYLLDELKNDITGGLTPASFEPTIDYVVTKIPRFTFEKFPNTTPLLSTAMKSVGEAMSIGRSFPESLQKALRSMETGLTGLNEVEIPGINGEDVDKERVLAALSEQAPDRLLRIAQAFRLGLSLEEIRNASHFDPWFLRHIQEIVAAEADVRETGLPAAAKDFARLKKMGFSDTRLGELTGKEEGDVTAARHALDIRPVYKRIDTCAAEFPSDTPYMYSCYESDGYEAPECESEPTDAEKVIILGGGPNRIGQGIEFDYCCVHAAYALSEAGYETIMVNCNPETVSTDYDTSDRLYFEPLTAEDVIELVRKEQTNGKVKGVIVQLGGQTPLKLSHALEAADIPILGTSPDAIDLAEDRKRFQALLNDLGLRQPANGTAFSLEDAEKVAHEIGYPVVIRPSYVLGGRAMEIVHEQAQLKRYMEQAVKVSGKNPVLIDSFLRSAVEVDVDCLSDGSEVYIAGIMEHIEEAGIHSGDSACSLPPQSLPETVIQEIRRQATLLAEGLKVVGLMNTQFAVKDGAVFILEVNPRASRTVPFVAKATGVPIAKIASRVMAGEKLADFNLPNEMPKHVAVKEAVFPFNRFPGVDIILGPEMKSTGEVMGIDTDFGRAFAKSQMAASTHLPTAGTVFVSVRDEDKDQVVEVCKELADMGYLLLATEGTANTLKAAGLRVDRTKKVLEGRPHIVDNMLSGHVDLVFNTTGGAQAIADSFSLRQTALTHNIPYYTTVEGAKAAVHAMKALRAGRLEVAPLQSYLSGSF; encoded by the coding sequence ATGCCCAAACGTACAGATATCAAATCGATCCTGATCATCGGCGCCGGCCCGATCGTCATCGGCCAGGCCTGCGAGTTCGACTATTCCGGCGCGCAGGCCTGCAAGGCCCTTAAGGAAGAAGGCTACCGGGTCATCCTGGTGAACTCGAACCCGGCGACGATCATGACCGACCCGGGCCTCGCGGACGCCACCTATGTGGAGCCTATCACCCCGGAAATGGTCGCCCGCGTGATCGAGAAGGAAAAGCCGGACGCCCTCCTGCCCACCATGGGCGGGCAGACCGCGCTCAACACCGCGATCGCCCTCTCCAAGGACGGCACCCTGGATAAGTACGGCGTAGAGCTGATTGGCGCCAAGCTCGAAGCCATCGAGAAGGCCGAGGACCGGCTGCTGTTCCGCGACGCGATGGACAAGATCGGCCTCAACTCGCCCCGCTCCAGCCTCGTCCACTCGGTCGAGGAGGCGATGGACGCACTGAAGCATGTCGGCCTGCCGGCCATCATGCGACCGTCCTTCACTCTCGGCGGAGAGGGCGGCGGCGTCGCCTACAATGTCGAGGAATACGAACAGATCATCCGCAACGGCCTGCGCGCCTCGCCGGTCAATTCCGTGCTGGTCGAGGAAAGCGTTCTCGGCTGGAAGGAGTACGAGATGGAGGTCGTCCGCGACAAGGCGGACAACTGCATCATCATCTGCTCGATCGAGAACGTGGACCCGATGGGCGTGCATACCGGCGACAGCATCACCGTCGCCCCGGCCCTGACGCTGACCGACAAGGAATATCAGCGGATGCGCGATGCCTCGATCGCCGTGCTGCGCGAGATCGGGGTTGAGACCGGCGGCTCCAACGTGCAGTTCGCGGTCAATCCGGAAAACGGCCGGCTCATCGTCATCGAGATGAACCCGCGCGTCTCCCGTTCCTCCGCGCTCGCCTCCAAGGCGACCGGATTCCCGATCGCCAAGATCGCGGCCAAGCTCGCGGTCGGCTACCTGCTCGACGAGCTGAAGAACGACATCACCGGCGGCCTGACCCCGGCGAGCTTCGAGCCGACCATCGATTACGTGGTCACGAAGATCCCGCGCTTCACCTTCGAGAAGTTCCCGAACACCACGCCGCTGCTCAGCACGGCGATGAAATCGGTCGGCGAAGCGATGTCGATCGGCCGGAGCTTCCCGGAGAGCCTGCAGAAGGCCCTGCGCTCCATGGAGACCGGCCTCACCGGTCTCAACGAGGTCGAGATTCCCGGCATCAACGGCGAGGATGTCGACAAGGAACGGGTGCTGGCGGCCCTCAGCGAGCAGGCGCCGGACCGGCTGCTGCGTATCGCGCAGGCCTTCCGCCTCGGTCTCTCGCTCGAGGAGATCCGCAACGCGAGCCATTTCGACCCATGGTTCCTGCGCCATATCCAGGAAATCGTCGCGGCCGAGGCAGATGTGCGCGAGACCGGCCTGCCCGCCGCAGCGAAGGATTTCGCGCGGCTGAAGAAGATGGGCTTCTCCGATACCCGCCTCGGCGAACTGACCGGCAAGGAAGAAGGAGACGTCACCGCGGCCCGGCACGCGCTGGACATCCGTCCGGTCTACAAGCGCATCGATACCTGCGCTGCAGAGTTCCCCTCGGACACGCCTTACATGTACTCCTGCTACGAGAGTGACGGCTACGAGGCGCCGGAATGCGAATCCGAGCCGACCGATGCCGAGAAGGTCATTATCCTCGGTGGCGGCCCGAACCGGATCGGCCAGGGCATCGAGTTCGACTATTGCTGCGTCCACGCCGCCTACGCCCTCTCCGAGGCCGGCTACGAGACCATCATGGTCAATTGCAACCCGGAGACGGTCTCGACCGACTACGACACCTCCGACCGGCTCTATTTCGAGCCGCTGACCGCCGAGGACGTGATCGAACTGGTCCGCAAGGAACAAACCAACGGCAAAGTGAAGGGTGTCATTGTCCAACTTGGCGGGCAGACGCCGCTGAAGCTTTCCCATGCGCTCGAGGCCGCGGACATCCCGATTCTCGGCACCTCGCCGGACGCGATCGACCTTGCCGAGGACCGCAAGCGCTTCCAGGCGCTGCTGAACGATCTCGGCCTGCGCCAACCGGCGAACGGCACCGCCTTCTCGCTTGAGGACGCGGAGAAGGTGGCGCACGAGATCGGCTACCCGGTCGTCATCCGCCCGTCCTACGTGCTCGGCGGCCGCGCGATGGAAATCGTGCACGAACAGGCGCAGCTGAAGCGCTATATGGAGCAGGCGGTCAAGGTCTCGGGCAAGAACCCGGTGCTGATCGACAGCTTCCTGCGGAGCGCCGTCGAGGTCGACGTGGATTGCCTCTCCGACGGCAGCGAGGTCTATATCGCGGGCATCATGGAGCATATCGAGGAAGCCGGGATCCATTCCGGGGACAGCGCCTGCTCCCTTCCGCCGCAAAGCCTGCCCGAAACCGTTATCCAGGAGATCCGCCGCCAGGCCACCCTGCTGGCGGAAGGACTGAAGGTGGTCGGACTGATGAACACCCAGTTCGCGGTCAAGGACGGCGCCGTCTTCATCCTCGAGGTGAATCCGCGTGCCAGCCGGACCGTTCCCTTCGTCGCCAAGGCAACCGGCGTGCCGATCGCCAAGATCGCCAGCCGGGTCATGGCGGGCGAGAAGCTGGCCGATTTCAACCTGCCGAACGAGATGCCGAAACATGTCGCGGTGAAGGAAGCCGTCTTCCCGTTCAACCGCTTCCCCGGCGTCGACATCATTCTCGGCCCGGAAATGAAATCGACCGGCGAAGTGATGGGGATCGACACCGATTTCGGCCGCGCCTTCGCCAAGAGCCAGATGGCGGCGAGCACGCATCTTCCGACAGCAGGCACTGTCTTCGTCTCGGTGCGCGACGAGGACAAGGACCAGGTCGTCGAGGTCTGCAAGGAACTCGCCGATATGGGTTATCTGCTGCTCGCGACCGAAGGCACGGCGAACACGCTCAAGGCCGCCGGCCTCAGGGTCGACCGCACCAAGAAGGTGCTCGAAGGCCGGCCGCACATCGTCGACAACATGCTCTCCGGGCATGTCGATCTGGTGTTCAATACGACCGGGGGAGCGCAGGCCATCGCGGACAGTTTCAGCTTGCGTCAGACTGCGCTGACCCACAATATTCCCTATTACACGACGGTCGAAGGGGCCAAAGCGGCGGTTCATGCCATGAAAGCGCTGCGTGCCGGCCGCCTTGAAGTCGCACCGTTGCAATCCTATCTCAGCGGATCGTTCTGA
- the carA gene encoding glutamine-hydrolyzing carbamoyl-phosphate synthase small subunit: protein MAQPSNADQAKPDFSSVTVPDGATAVLMLSDGTLFWGRGLGAATMRVGEVCFNTSLTGYQEIMTDPSYAGQIITFTFPHIGNVGANSMDVETTTPAALGLVLRADMTEPSNYRAERHFDDWLKSFDLPGISGVDTRRLTRRIRDGGAPTGCLAHVPDGTFDLDALWRKTQDWPGLEGMDLAIQVSCRQTYSWREGTWEFARTGVDGEDGFEAEPAIKRHVVAMDFGAKRNILRNLASLGCKVTVVPADTKAADVLAHEPDGIFLANGPGDPAATGEYAVPEIKTLVESGKPVFGICLGHQMLALSLGAKTEKMHQGHRGANHPVKDLTTGKVEITSQNHGFMISEGSLPEGVEITHRSLFDGSIEGIRLSGRPVFSVQYHPEASPGPKDSHYLFQRFVDFIDDKN, encoded by the coding sequence ATGGCGCAGCCTTCGAACGCCGACCAAGCCAAACCCGACTTCTCCTCCGTGACAGTTCCGGACGGCGCCACCGCCGTTCTGATGCTGTCGGACGGGACCCTTTTCTGGGGCCGAGGATTGGGAGCGGCGACGATGCGCGTCGGCGAGGTCTGCTTCAATACCTCGCTCACCGGTTACCAGGAAATCATGACCGACCCGTCCTATGCCGGTCAGATCATCACCTTCACTTTCCCCCATATCGGCAATGTCGGCGCCAATTCAATGGATGTGGAGACAACCACGCCGGCAGCTCTCGGCCTGGTGCTGCGCGCCGACATGACGGAGCCTTCGAACTACCGCGCCGAACGGCATTTCGACGACTGGCTGAAGAGCTTCGACCTCCCGGGCATCAGCGGTGTCGACACGCGCCGACTGACCCGGCGGATCCGCGACGGCGGCGCCCCGACCGGCTGTCTCGCCCATGTGCCCGACGGCACGTTCGATCTCGACGCGCTCTGGCGAAAGACGCAAGACTGGCCCGGCCTCGAGGGCATGGATCTCGCGATCCAGGTCTCCTGCCGGCAGACCTACAGCTGGCGCGAGGGCACCTGGGAATTCGCCCGGACCGGCGTCGACGGCGAGGACGGTTTCGAGGCCGAGCCGGCGATCAAGCGCCATGTCGTGGCGATGGATTTCGGCGCCAAGCGGAACATCCTGCGCAACCTCGCCTCGCTCGGCTGCAAGGTGACGGTGGTTCCGGCCGACACCAAGGCGGCGGACGTGCTGGCGCACGAGCCGGACGGGATCTTTCTTGCCAACGGGCCGGGCGACCCGGCCGCGACGGGCGAGTACGCTGTGCCGGAGATCAAGACGCTGGTCGAGAGCGGCAAGCCGGTCTTCGGCATCTGCCTCGGCCACCAGATGCTCGCCCTCTCGCTCGGCGCCAAGACCGAGAAGATGCATCAGGGCCACCGCGGCGCGAACCATCCGGTGAAGGACCTGACCACCGGCAAGGTCGAGATCACCTCGCAGAACCACGGTTTCATGATCAGCGAGGGCAGCCTGCCGGAGGGCGTCGAGATCACCCATCGCTCGCTCTTCGACGGCTCCATCGAGGGCATCCGCCTCTCCGGCCGCCCGGTCTTCTCCGTCCAGTACCACCCCGAAGCCTCGCCGGGGCCGAAGGACAGCCACTATCTCTTCCAACGCTTCGTCGATTTCATCGACGACAAGAACTGA
- the dnaG gene encoding DNA primase has product MSFPPQFLDELRTRLPVSEIVGKRVTLQRRGREFLGLCPFHSDSKPSMNVVDDKNFYHCFACGAHGDIIKFVMETEGLAFPEAVEKLADLAGLEVPKESPQDRERAKRRDTLHDVLEHACKWFEQKLVGPGGAEALDYLRSRGLTKETIARFRLGWAPDGRTLFAQSMKAEGVNEALLLEAGLLRKREDDGAVYDYFRGRIMFPITDRRGRVIAFGGRILGDGQPKYLNSPDTPVFHKGRVLYGLAQAREAARKADEIIVAEGYMDVIALSQGGFPQAVAPLGTALTEDQIAELWKLASEPVVCFDGDTAGMRAAGRAADRVLPMLKPGHSLRFVTLPQGEDPDDVIKNHGTKAMRELLDGAVPLSDFIWRQELAAQPVTTPERVADFQRRMRARVREIAERTVQESYSDHIENRIREMRRAGRQSGGPGRGPRRGGFADAYQGAQISQGHRTNVPSVMARRQQQIVLSALLNHPALIDELGETIGVLAFDDPFLDKLRQQIIEIALADPGLDSDGLIAHLTRLGLSDACNGLLSGETLGHAAFARREAPLSKARAGLTELLARIGKSQLEAQLADAERAVAEEFSEASWNRLASLRSALASLNSSAALEETDLGRT; this is encoded by the coding sequence ATGAGCTTTCCGCCGCAATTCCTTGACGAATTGAGGACCCGGCTTCCGGTTTCGGAAATCGTCGGAAAACGCGTCACGCTGCAACGGCGCGGCCGGGAGTTTCTTGGCCTCTGCCCGTTCCATTCGGACAGCAAGCCGTCGATGAACGTGGTCGACGACAAGAACTTTTATCACTGCTTCGCCTGCGGAGCGCATGGCGACATCATCAAGTTCGTGATGGAGACGGAAGGGCTCGCCTTTCCGGAAGCGGTGGAGAAACTCGCCGATCTCGCCGGGCTCGAGGTGCCGAAGGAAAGCCCGCAGGACCGCGAGCGGGCAAAGCGGCGGGACACGCTGCACGACGTGCTGGAACATGCCTGCAAGTGGTTCGAGCAGAAGCTGGTCGGGCCCGGAGGCGCCGAGGCGCTGGATTATCTGCGCTCGCGCGGACTTACCAAGGAGACCATCGCGCGTTTCCGTCTCGGCTGGGCGCCGGACGGGCGGACGCTCTTCGCCCAGTCGATGAAAGCGGAAGGCGTGAACGAGGCGCTGCTGCTGGAAGCGGGGCTGCTGCGCAAGCGCGAGGACGACGGAGCGGTTTACGATTACTTCCGCGGCCGGATCATGTTCCCGATCACCGACCGGCGCGGCAGGGTGATCGCCTTCGGTGGGCGCATCCTCGGGGACGGGCAGCCGAAATACCTGAATTCGCCCGACACCCCGGTCTTCCATAAGGGGCGTGTGCTCTACGGTCTCGCGCAGGCCCGCGAAGCCGCCCGAAAGGCCGACGAGATCATCGTCGCCGAAGGCTATATGGACGTGATCGCGCTTTCGCAGGGCGGGTTTCCGCAAGCCGTGGCGCCGCTCGGCACCGCGCTGACCGAAGACCAGATCGCCGAGCTCTGGAAGCTCGCCTCCGAACCCGTCGTCTGCTTCGACGGCGATACCGCCGGCATGCGCGCGGCGGGCCGCGCTGCCGACCGGGTGCTGCCGATGCTGAAGCCGGGCCATTCTCTGCGTTTCGTCACCCTGCCGCAGGGAGAGGATCCGGACGACGTGATCAAGAATCACGGCACCAAGGCAATGCGGGAGTTGCTGGATGGGGCCGTGCCGCTCTCCGATTTCATCTGGCGTCAGGAACTCGCGGCCCAGCCGGTGACCACACCGGAACGGGTCGCGGATTTCCAGCGCCGGATGCGGGCCCGGGTGCGCGAGATTGCAGAGCGCACCGTTCAGGAAAGCTACTCCGACCATATCGAGAACCGGATCCGGGAGATGCGGCGGGCGGGCAGGCAGAGCGGCGGCCCGGGGCGCGGCCCCCGGCGCGGCGGGTTCGCCGATGCCTATCAGGGCGCGCAGATCTCGCAGGGGCACCGGACCAACGTGCCGTCGGTCATGGCGCGCCGTCAGCAGCAGATCGTGCTGTCTGCGCTGCTTAACCATCCGGCCCTGATCGACGAGCTCGGGGAGACGATCGGCGTGCTGGCCTTCGACGATCCCTTCCTTGACAAGCTCCGGCAGCAAATCATAGAGATTGCGCTCGCCGATCCAGGCCTTGACTCGGACGGGTTAATCGCCCATTTGACGCGGTTGGGGTTGTCGGATGCCTGCAATGGGCTTCTTAGTGGGGAAACATTAGGTCACGCGGCCTTTGCGCGGCGGGAAGCGCCGCTTTCCAAGGCGCGCGCGGGACTGACGGAACTGCTGGCTCGTATCGGAAAGTCTCAACTTGAGGCACAGTTGGCCGATGCCGAACGGGCGGTGGCGGAGGAATTTAGCGAAGCGAGTTGGAACCGGCTGGCGTCATTGAGATCGGCGCTGGCGTCTCTGAATTCCAGCGCGGCGCTTGAGGAAACCGACCTCGGTCGGACGTGA
- the greA gene encoding transcription elongation factor GreA, whose protein sequence is MEKVPMTAQGLEKLQAELKQLKSVERPEIIKAISEAREHGDLSENAEYHSARERQSFIEGRILELEDVTSRAEVIDTSKLGGDTVTFGTVIEVADEDTDEEQTFTIVGPYEADISKGYISTSSPIARAMIGKKVGESVEVTTPRGSKSYEILSIAIM, encoded by the coding sequence ATGGAAAAAGTTCCGATGACCGCGCAGGGGCTGGAAAAGCTCCAGGCTGAGCTGAAGCAGCTCAAGTCGGTGGAACGGCCGGAAATCATCAAGGCCATCTCCGAAGCGCGTGAACATGGCGATCTGTCAGAGAACGCCGAATATCATTCCGCGCGCGAGCGCCAGAGCTTCATCGAAGGGCGGATTCTCGAACTTGAGGATGTCACCAGCCGCGCGGAGGTGATCGACACCTCCAAGCTGGGCGGCGACACCGTCACCTTCGGCACCGTGATCGAGGTCGCCGACGAGGATACGGACGAAGAACAGACCTTCACCATCGTCGGCCCCTACGAGGCCGATATCTCGAAAGGCTATATTTCGACTTCCTCCCCAATCGCACGCGCGATGATCGGCAAGAAAGTCGGCGAAAGCGTCGAAGTCACGACCCCGCGCGGCTCGAAGAGCTACGAGATCCTCAGCATCGCGATCATGTAG
- a CDS encoding GatB/YqeY domain-containing protein — MMRAAFNDALKEALKEKDQCAVSTIRLILAALKDRDIAARGNGKTEGIGEDEILGMLQTMLKQRNESIRMYEQGGRLELAEQEKAEMDVIRRFMPQQLDEAEMNAAVESVVKEIGAKELKDMGRTMAALKEQYAGRMDFSKASGLVRQMLA, encoded by the coding sequence ATGATGCGTGCCGCGTTCAACGATGCCTTGAAAGAGGCTCTGAAAGAGAAGGATCAATGTGCCGTCAGCACGATCCGTCTGATTCTGGCGGCCCTGAAAGACCGTGACATTGCCGCGCGCGGCAATGGCAAGACGGAAGGGATCGGCGAGGACGAGATCCTCGGAATGCTGCAGACCATGCTCAAACAGCGGAACGAGTCGATCCGCATGTACGAGCAGGGCGGCCGCCTGGAACTGGCAGAGCAGGAAAAGGCCGAGATGGATGTCATCCGGCGTTTCATGCCGCAGCAGCTTGACGAGGCCGAGATGAATGCCGCGGTCGAATCCGTCGTGAAGGAAATCGGCGCCAAGGAGCTCAAGGACATGGGCCGGACCATGGCCGCTTTGAAAGAGCAGTATGCCGGCCGCATGGATTTCTCCAAGGCGAGCGGCCTCGTCCGGCAGATGCTGGCGTAA